In Dryobates pubescens isolate bDryPub1 chromosome 26, bDryPub1.pri, whole genome shotgun sequence, a single window of DNA contains:
- the STMN3 gene encoding stathmin-3, producing MASTVSAYKEKMKELSLLSLICSCFHTQPHPNTIYQYGDMEVKQLDKRASGQSFEVILKSPSDLSPESPILSSPPKKKDLSLEELQRRLEAAEERRKTQEAQVLKQLAEKREHEREVLHKALEENNNFSRLAEEKLNYKMELSREIREAHLAALRERLREKELHAAEVRRNKEQREEISG from the exons CCTACAAGGAGAAAATGAAGGAGctgtctctgctctccctcatctgctcctgcttccacacccagccccaccctAACACCATCTACCAGTATGGAG ATATGGAGGTGAAGCAGCTGGATAAGAGGGCATCAGGCCAGAGCTTTGAAGTGATCCTCAAGTCCCCTTCAGATTTGTCTCCTGAGAGCCCaatcctctcctccccccccaagaAGAAGGAcctgtccctggaggagctgcagaggaggctggaggctgcagaagagaggaggaag ACCCAGGAGGCCCaggtgctgaagcagctggCTGAGAAGCGGGAACACGAGCGGGAGGTGCTGCACAAGGCGCTGGAGGAGAACAACAACTTCAGCCGCCTGGCCGAGGAGAAGCTCAACTACAagatggagctgagcagggagatCCGTGAAGCACACCTGGCTGCCTTGAGGGAGAGGCTCCGTGAGAAG GAGCTGCACGCAGCCGAAGTGCGCAGGAACAAGGAGCAGCGGGAGGAGATCTCTGGCTAA